The following are encoded in a window of Peromyscus leucopus breed LL Stock chromosome X, UCI_PerLeu_2.1, whole genome shotgun sequence genomic DNA:
- the LOC114689009 gene encoding histone H2A-Bbd type 2/3-like encodes MPRTRQGSRRGSSSSSSRRSRTSRAELTFSVSLVEHHLRESGHARRLSETVPILLTAILEFLTRRLLELAGNEAQRRGAQRLITPELLDVTVYNNTQLSQLFQFATISQVAPGGGPHRGRRRRR; translated from the coding sequence ATGCCCAGGACCAGACAGGGCAGCCGTCGAgggtcgtcgtcgtcgtcgtctcgCCGCTCCCGCACCTCCAGAGCCGAGCTGACCTTCTCTGTGAGCCTGGTGGAACACCATCTTCGGGAGAGCGGCCATGCCCGGCGGCTGAGCGAAACGGTGCCCATCTTGCTGACCGCCATCCTGGAGTTCCTGACCCGCAGGCTGCTGGAGCTGGCAGGCAATGAGGCCCAACGCCGAGGCGCACAGAGGCTCATCACCCCGGAGCTGCTGGACGTGACTGTCTACAATAACACGCAGCTCAGCCAACTGTTCCAGTTCGCCACCATCTCCCAGGTGGCCCCGGGTGGCGGCCCTCATCGTGGGCGTCGACGTCGACGCTAG